A region from the Aliarcobacter thereius LMG 24486 genome encodes:
- a CDS encoding helix-turn-helix transcriptional regulator: protein MEENIDKFLDEIVLKVKEERVKRNISQLMLAQILGHKSPNYVAKIETRKHDVSYNLSHLYKIAYEFGIEVTDLIPHIQDSQK from the coding sequence TTGGAAGAAAATATAGATAAATTTTTAGATGAAATTGTTCTAAAAGTAAAAGAAGAAAGAGTAAAAAGAAATATTAGTCAACTAATGCTCGCACAAATTTTAGGACACAAATCTCCCAACTATGTAGCAAAGATTGAAACCAGAAAACATGATGTAAGCTATAACCTTTCCCACCTGTATAAAATTGCTTACGAATTTGGTATCGAAGTAACTGATCTTATCCCTCACATACAAGACTCTCAAAAATAA
- a CDS encoding type IV toxin-antitoxin system AbiEi family antitoxin domain-containing protein: MNLQNGIKIKQLYQMLPEGVIAPASWLAEQGYSMQLLYQYTKSGWLKKTSRGSCIRGDAKPSWQGAVLGLQKLSHEPFHIGGVTSLNLQGYAHYLPLNNSQTIYLYGTQKLPAWFKNIELEQKFNVMKKPCFEKIGLKSIPSNIKDWEMVVSSPERAMLELLYQVKPDGLSFEFAAEIFEGLTTLRPSLVNKLLGVCENIRVKRLFLFLTSYFNHPWAKHVKKDELELGTGRMQIVKNGVFDNEFLITVPKEYHAR; this comes from the coding sequence ATGAATTTACAAAATGGTATAAAAATAAAACAACTATATCAAATGTTACCAGAGGGAGTTATAGCTCCTGCTTCTTGGCTTGCAGAACAAGGCTACTCTATGCAGCTGCTTTACCAGTACACCAAAAGCGGTTGGCTCAAAAAAACCTCAAGAGGCTCATGCATAAGAGGTGATGCGAAGCCATCTTGGCAGGGTGCTGTTTTAGGACTGCAAAAACTTAGCCATGAGCCATTTCACATAGGTGGCGTAACATCACTCAATCTTCAAGGTTATGCGCATTATCTGCCACTGAATAACTCACAAACTATATATTTGTATGGTACTCAAAAACTTCCAGCATGGTTTAAAAACATAGAGCTTGAACAAAAGTTTAATGTGATGAAAAAGCCCTGTTTTGAGAAAATAGGTCTCAAAAGCATACCATCAAATATAAAAGATTGGGAGATGGTAGTTTCCTCTCCTGAAAGAGCTATGTTAGAGCTTCTTTATCAAGTAAAGCCAGATGGACTAAGTTTTGAGTTTGCAGCAGAGATATTTGAGGGACTCACAACACTTCGCCCATCTTTAGTCAATAAACTTTTAGGTGTGTGTGAAAACATAAGAGTCAAACGCTTATTTCTTTTTCTGACAAGTTACTTTAACCACCCTTGGGCAAAGCATGTAAAAAAAGATGAGTTGGAACTCGGAACTGGCAGGATGCAGATCGTAAAAAACGGTGTCTTTGACAACGAGTTTTTAATAACAGTACCAAAGGAGTACCATGCTAGATAA
- a CDS encoding nucleotidyl transferase AbiEii/AbiGii toxin family protein, whose translation MLDKNSIYYKQVQLLLEVLPYVSQEECFALKGGTAINMFVRDMPRLSVDIDLMYLPVEDRQTSLQNIAESFQRIANSIESSIRGAKVYRLDQQGDGILSKLQVEKNGVRIKIEASPVTRGTVREPSVLNVSARVEEEFGFAETSVVHLDDLYAGKLCAALDRQHPRDFFDVRGLLDNEGISDTLMDVFIVYLISSNQPISKLLQPNLIDIERIYSEQFVGMPIEPMPLEVLEATRIELISTIRSKLTQNHRDFLIGFKEGHPDWSLLPFENIEELPSVKWKMLNLEKMPKAKRAEAIEKLKDALKI comes from the coding sequence ATGCTAGATAAAAATTCTATCTATTACAAACAAGTACAGCTACTTTTGGAAGTATTACCTTATGTGTCACAAGAGGAGTGTTTTGCTCTTAAAGGCGGTACGGCTATCAATATGTTTGTCAGAGATATGCCACGACTCTCCGTAGATATAGACCTTATGTATCTTCCAGTAGAAGATCGACAAACCAGCCTTCAAAACATTGCTGAGTCGTTTCAAAGAATTGCTAACTCTATAGAGTCTTCAATAAGAGGTGCAAAAGTATATAGGCTAGATCAACAAGGAGATGGAATACTCTCTAAACTTCAAGTTGAAAAAAACGGTGTCCGTATCAAAATAGAAGCATCGCCAGTAACAAGAGGAACGGTAAGAGAACCAAGTGTGCTCAATGTATCGGCAAGAGTGGAAGAGGAGTTTGGTTTTGCAGAGACTAGCGTAGTTCACTTGGATGATCTGTATGCTGGAAAACTCTGCGCTGCACTTGACAGACAACACCCTAGAGACTTTTTTGATGTCAGAGGACTCCTTGACAATGAGGGTATAAGCGATACTCTCATGGATGTTTTTATAGTGTACTTGATAAGCAGTAATCAACCTATATCAAAACTACTGCAACCAAACTTGATAGACATTGAGAGAATCTACTCTGAACAGTTTGTCGGGATGCCGATAGAGCCAATGCCTTTGGAAGTTTTAGAAGCAACGAGAATAGAGCTAATTAGCACAATCCGTTCTAAACTTACTCAAAATCATCGTGATTTTTTGATAGGTTTTAAAGAGGGACATCCAGACTGGAGTTTGCTTCCGTTTGAGAACATAGAAGAGCTTCCATCTGTAAAGTGGAAAATGCTCAACCTTGAGAAAATGCCAAAAGCAAAAAGAGCGGAAGCTATAGAAAAATTAAAAGATGCACTTAAAATCTGA
- the dcm gene encoding DNA (cytosine-5-)-methyltransferase, producing the protein MSYKVGSLFAGVGGVCQAFKNSGCQVVWANEIDEKACTTYQLNHKDTELIKGDIKKLSKENLEKIDILTAGFPCQPFSQAGHGKGFEDERGQLFFDVVRLLKDLKPKAYFLENVKTLASHNDGETFKVVKKELKKAGYSFIPFILNAAEHTYIPQGRERIYIVGFKDECEYTFDKPIKINKIDDIEQQLLSKLFKIPPKLDKSPKKVKEFLDKSTVLANDIYNNFDNKIHQRVIEAVKDTDTVYQYRRYYVRENKSSVCPTLTANMGGGGHNIPIILDNNMPRRLTPKECFNLQGFPKTFKLPDNIARGQLYKQAGNSVVVPMVQQIAEEMVRVLNGNQIS; encoded by the coding sequence ATGTCATATAAAGTAGGAAGCTTGTTCGCTGGAGTTGGAGGAGTATGTCAAGCTTTTAAAAATTCAGGATGTCAGGTTGTTTGGGCTAATGAAATTGATGAAAAGGCGTGTACAACTTACCAATTAAACCATAAAGATACAGAACTAATAAAAGGTGATATAAAAAAACTTTCGAAAGAAAATTTGGAAAAAATAGATATTTTGACAGCAGGATTTCCTTGCCAACCATTTTCTCAAGCTGGACATGGTAAAGGATTTGAAGATGAGAGAGGGCAGTTGTTTTTTGATGTTGTAAGACTACTAAAAGATTTAAAGCCTAAAGCTTATTTTCTTGAAAATGTAAAAACATTAGCATCACATAATGATGGTGAAACTTTTAAAGTTGTAAAAAAAGAATTAAAAAAAGCAGGATATTCATTTATCCCTTTTATTTTAAATGCAGCAGAACATACCTATATACCTCAAGGGAGAGAACGTATTTATATAGTTGGTTTTAAAGATGAATGTGAATATACTTTTGATAAGCCGATAAAAATTAATAAAATAGATGATATAGAACAACAATTATTGTCAAAATTGTTTAAAATACCCCCAAAATTAGATAAAAGTCCTAAAAAAGTAAAAGAATTTTTAGATAAATCCACAGTTTTAGCAAATGATATTTATAATAATTTCGATAATAAGATACATCAAAGAGTAATAGAGGCAGTAAAAGATACAGATACGGTATATCAATATAGACGATATTATGTAAGAGAAAATAAATCAAGTGTCTGTCCAACATTAACAGCTAATATGGGTGGTGGTGGACATAATATACCTATTATTTTAGATAATAACATGCCTAGAAGGTTGACTCCAAAAGAATGTTTTAATTTACAAGGCTTTCCTAAAACTTTTAAATTACCTGATAATATTGCCAGAGGACAATTATATAAACAAGCGGGAAATTCAGTAGTGGTTCCAATGGTTCAACAAATTGCAGAGGAAATGGTACGAGTTCTTAATGGAAACCAAATTAGTTAA
- a CDS encoding ATP-binding protein, which yields METKLVKPNLKNFIKSLRDVGYTFEIAVADILDNSISANATEVKIYTVPKPELVFYMLDNGSGMYDNELLEAMRLATKNPDDERDKRDLGRFGLGLKTASFSQCKKLTVISKKDNQLSIKQWDLDYISEVNEWELITPELNTYQDIPFFNELSNSKSGTLVIWEKIDKYKQDTFSHKVEKLNSHLSLVFHRFLEGADSFTRLKISVNGNYLKPFDPFNANHDATFEQSPEIINFYGSNIKITSFILPHHKNLSREEWDRFGTEDGYIKSQGFYLYRANRLLIYGTWWGLHKASDAHKLVRIKIDISNNQDGYWGIDIKKSTANPLPELKKDLKRIIQKVTKDGFKPFSTRGRKINDKTTTRFWTIVPDQDGFHFGVNKEHPIYIKLIESLPEENKDLFNSYLKGLQAYLPLESIQHQLQQNPHHIKQEDLLTDNDKKELFIKLKNLGFDKEYIESLLKTELYKNHEELLDAD from the coding sequence ATGGAAACCAAATTAGTTAAACCTAATCTAAAAAACTTCATAAAATCTTTAAGAGATGTGGGATATACATTTGAAATTGCCGTAGCAGATATTTTAGACAATAGTATTTCAGCAAATGCTACTGAAGTTAAAATTTATACTGTACCAAAACCTGAGTTAGTATTTTATATGCTTGATAATGGTAGTGGTATGTATGATAATGAATTATTAGAAGCTATGAGGCTTGCAACAAAAAATCCTGATGATGAAAGAGATAAAAGAGATTTAGGAAGATTTGGCTTAGGATTAAAAACAGCATCTTTTTCTCAATGTAAAAAACTTACTGTAATTTCTAAAAAAGACAATCAGCTATCAATAAAACAGTGGGATTTAGATTATATTTCAGAAGTAAATGAATGGGAATTAATTACTCCAGAATTAAATACATATCAAGATATTCCTTTTTTTAATGAACTTTCAAATAGTAAAAGTGGTACATTAGTTATTTGGGAGAAAATTGATAAATACAAACAGGATACGTTTTCACATAAGGTTGAAAAGTTAAATAGTCATTTGTCTTTAGTATTTCACAGATTTTTAGAAGGAGCTGATAGTTTTACAAGACTAAAAATTTCTGTAAATGGTAATTATTTAAAACCCTTTGATCCTTTTAATGCCAATCACGATGCAACATTTGAACAATCTCCTGAGATTATAAACTTTTATGGTTCAAATATAAAAATTACATCGTTTATACTTCCGCATCATAAAAATCTATCTCGAGAAGAATGGGATAGATTTGGAACAGAAGATGGTTATATAAAATCACAAGGATTTTATCTTTATAGAGCTAATAGATTATTGATATATGGTACTTGGTGGGGTTTACATAAAGCGAGTGATGCACATAAATTAGTAAGAATTAAAATCGATATATCAAATAATCAAGATGGTTATTGGGGAATCGATATTAAAAAATCAACTGCAAATCCATTACCAGAATTAAAAAAAGATTTAAAAAGAATCATACAAAAAGTAACTAAAGATGGATTTAAACCTTTTTCTACAAGAGGTAGAAAAATAAATGATAAAACAACTACAAGGTTTTGGACTATAGTTCCCGATCAAGATGGATTTCATTTTGGAGTGAATAAAGAGCATCCAATTTATATTAAACTTATTGAATCATTACCAGAAGAAAATAAAGACCTATTTAATAGTTATCTTAAAGGCTTGCAAGCTTATCTTCCTTTAGAATCAATACAACATCAATTACAACAAAATCCTCATCACATTAAACAAGAAGATTTACTTACAGATAATGATAAAAAAGAGTTATTTATAAAATTGAAAAATTTAGGTTTTGATAAAGAATATATAGAAAGTTTATTAAAGACAGAATTATATAAAAACCATGAGGAGTTACTTGATGCTGATTAA
- a CDS encoding Z1 domain-containing protein, whose product MLINLYEEVKEFLLNKLNKQYELQEDNLESSDIEREINNIKTILSSDMKSHFFINFIENLTDKDFIQLRIEIEKHFDVKMEEGIIIKGEEQQKRDTTWWSNKTKLEQEKSNNNYYWNRLKKYHEKSLPPEVIKTIDEDTDMVMDNIGNPNLEEFDIYGMVVGHVQSGKTANYSSLLCKAADAGYRFIVVIAGDKNNLRDQTQERINEAFLGKNTSKLVGVGLIDSKKDKLPISLTTIEKDFNARDADKNSQGTNFDNINTPILLVIKKNTSTLTSVISWIKNQYKNKIYKHSMLVIDDESDYASINTKEQEDPTTINKKIRALLGLFHKSSYVAYTATPYANIFIDHEVEETKNIYLDNKNKESDIAKDLFPRDFIYALDAPTNYFGARKIFIEDTEKYIINIKYDDLKILPTNHKKDDDLTTLPESLYEAINLYILNIAIRYLRKQKNKHNSMLIHISRFSDMHSKIAFLVNSHLQIVKADIKSYGKLANAKNQSFIIQKFYDLFLEKLSFIEFEWENVLSQLVDIIDTVVVREEHQKSKLRIEYRKDITSNIIAIGGMSLARGFTLEGLSVSYFIRSTIFYDTLMQMGRWFGYRTGYEDLCKIYMPLEVENYFRQIIEATEELMLDFKEIAKEKKTPLDFGLAVKQHPDSLLQVTAKNKRKNTQVLPHKMNLNGVLKETVRFSKDQKVHAQNLSVLVDLVNGLDSKLSDNKSPFIFREIERETIEKFLNDFIIYKRSVIDNLMPIKFIQEYVKNIDTKWDIVLYSGKQQEITIGSIITQAQLRNNPNDKGDYIELARRKASSGTPELILLDKDLQKEINAKDFQKGEKSKYIRQRLKNPVLMLHILDIPEFCKTLPAFGVCFPDNGLGHSQTVEYIINSVYIKELEEQMRYEEEYDD is encoded by the coding sequence ATGCTGATTAATCTATATGAAGAGGTTAAAGAATTTTTATTAAATAAACTAAATAAACAATATGAGCTTCAAGAAGATAATTTAGAATCGTCTGATATAGAAAGGGAAATCAATAATATAAAAACAATACTTTCCTCTGATATGAAAAGTCACTTCTTTATTAATTTTATAGAAAATTTAACAGATAAAGATTTTATCCAGCTAAGAATCGAAATTGAGAAACATTTTGATGTTAAAATGGAAGAAGGGATAATAATCAAAGGCGAGGAGCAACAAAAAAGAGATACAACATGGTGGAGTAATAAAACTAAACTAGAACAAGAAAAAAGCAATAACAATTATTATTGGAATAGATTAAAAAAATACCATGAGAAATCTTTACCTCCAGAAGTAATAAAAACAATAGATGAAGATACTGATATGGTAATGGATAATATTGGCAATCCTAATTTAGAAGAATTTGATATATATGGAATGGTCGTTGGTCATGTTCAATCTGGAAAAACTGCAAATTATTCATCACTTCTTTGTAAAGCAGCCGATGCTGGGTATAGATTTATAGTAGTTATTGCTGGAGATAAAAATAATTTAAGAGATCAAACTCAAGAAAGAATCAACGAAGCATTTTTAGGAAAAAATACTTCAAAGTTAGTTGGGGTAGGATTAATAGATTCTAAAAAAGATAAATTACCAATTAGTTTAACAACTATTGAAAAAGACTTTAATGCAAGAGATGCAGATAAAAATTCACAAGGTACAAATTTTGATAATATTAATACGCCAATTTTATTAGTAATTAAAAAAAATACATCAACATTAACAAGTGTTATCTCTTGGATAAAAAATCAATATAAAAACAAAATATACAAGCATTCAATGCTTGTAATTGATGACGAGTCTGACTATGCTTCAATCAATACCAAAGAACAAGAAGACCCAACAACAATAAACAAAAAAATCAGGGCATTACTTGGTTTATTTCATAAAAGTAGCTATGTTGCATATACTGCAACACCATATGCAAATATTTTTATAGACCATGAAGTAGAAGAAACAAAGAATATTTATCTTGATAATAAGAACAAAGAAAGTGATATAGCTAAAGATTTGTTTCCAAGAGATTTTATTTATGCTCTTGATGCTCCTACAAATTATTTTGGTGCAAGAAAAATATTTATTGAAGATACTGAAAAATACATTATTAATATTAAATATGATGATTTGAAAATTTTGCCGACGAACCATAAAAAAGATGATGACTTAACAACTCTACCAGAATCTTTGTATGAAGCAATTAACTTATATATTTTAAATATAGCAATTAGATATTTAAGAAAACAAAAGAATAAACACAATAGTATGCTCATTCATATTAGTAGATTTTCAGATATGCATTCTAAAATTGCTTTTTTAGTAAATAGTCATTTACAAATTGTTAAAGCAGATATAAAATCTTATGGAAAATTAGCAAATGCAAAAAATCAAAGTTTTATAATTCAAAAATTCTATGATTTATTTCTTGAAAAGCTCAGTTTTATTGAATTTGAGTGGGAAAATGTTCTTAGTCAATTAGTGGATATTATAGATACTGTTGTGGTGAGAGAAGAGCATCAAAAAAGCAAATTAAGAATAGAATATCGTAAAGATATAACCTCAAATATTATAGCAATTGGGGGAATGAGTTTGGCAAGAGGTTTTACACTTGAAGGTTTGAGTGTAAGCTATTTTATAAGAAGTACAATTTTTTATGATACATTAATGCAAATGGGTAGATGGTTTGGATACAGAACAGGCTATGAAGATTTATGTAAAATATATATGCCTTTAGAAGTTGAAAATTATTTTAGACAAATAATTGAAGCAACTGAGGAGTTAATGTTAGACTTTAAAGAGATTGCAAAAGAAAAGAAAACTCCTCTGGATTTTGGTTTAGCTGTTAAACAGCATCCAGATAGTTTATTGCAAGTTACTGCAAAAAATAAAAGAAAAAATACTCAAGTATTACCTCATAAAATGAATTTAAATGGAGTATTAAAAGAAACGGTTAGATTTTCTAAAGATCAAAAAGTCCACGCACAAAATTTAAGTGTGCTTGTTGATTTGGTTAATGGTTTAGATAGCAAGTTATCAGATAACAAATCTCCTTTTATTTTTAGAGAAATTGAAAGAGAAACTATAGAAAAGTTTTTAAATGATTTTATTATTTATAAGAGAAGTGTAATTGATAATTTAATGCCTATTAAGTTTATTCAAGAATATGTTAAAAATATAGACACAAAATGGGATATAGTATTATATAGTGGTAAACAACAAGAAATAACTATTGGATCAATTATCACACAAGCCCAATTAAGAAATAATCCTAATGACAAAGGTGATTATATTGAACTTGCTAGAAGAAAAGCTTCATCTGGTACTCCTGAGCTAATATTATTAGATAAAGACTTACAAAAAGAGATAAATGCTAAAGATTTTCAAAAAGGTGAAAAGTCAAAGTATATCAGACAAAGATTAAAAAATCCAGTATTAATGCTTCACATATTGGATATTCCAGAATTTTGTAAAACATTACCTGCTTTTGGAGTTTGTTTTCCTGATAATGGTTTAGGACATTCTCAAACAGTAGAATATATTATAAATAGTGTATATATTAAAGAACTTGAAGAACAAATGAGATATGAAGAGGAATATGATGATTAA
- a CDS encoding PD-(D/E)XK motif protein, whose protein sequence is MKKSTQRRVKENIKHDIFWIVDLEGKYGLYIKIKSICDNNIDILKLKGLSILKRNEENTTELFIALNSNQDWEMFLTLCKDLILIAKKYSDDSTMFTAIENRLKRWQQFLLKNKSIDFPLHKQMGLFSELMCLKEIIANNIGIKNAIFSWVGADFDKQDFLLEDMIIEVKSYKTSKTPIVSISSAAQLYSDKQPIYLISYGLTPTDNGISIDDLILDIEKQIENESFEFFEIFHNKLFEYGYMIDLDIKKYKFIIDKNRIFHVSTSFPKITPLDIDSRILNLNYSIDLLQCKEFEIERIQFKG, encoded by the coding sequence ATGAAAAAAAGTACTCAAAGAAGGGTAAAAGAAAATATTAAACATGACATATTTTGGATTGTTGATTTAGAAGGTAAATATGGATTATATATTAAAATAAAATCGATATGCGATAACAACATAGATATATTAAAGTTAAAAGGTTTATCGATATTAAAAAGAAATGAAGAAAATACTACAGAACTCTTTATAGCTTTAAATAGTAATCAAGATTGGGAAATGTTTTTAACACTGTGTAAAGATTTAATATTAATAGCAAAAAAATATAGTGATGATAGTACTATGTTTACTGCAATAGAAAATCGATTAAAAAGGTGGCAACAATTTCTCTTAAAAAATAAAAGTATAGACTTTCCACTACATAAGCAAATGGGCTTATTTAGTGAACTAATGTGTTTAAAAGAGATAATTGCTAATAATATTGGCATTAAAAATGCAATTTTTTCATGGGTCGGTGCTGATTTTGATAAACAAGACTTTTTATTAGAAGATATGATTATTGAAGTAAAATCATATAAAACATCAAAAACACCAATAGTATCAATATCTTCTGCTGCACAACTGTATAGTGATAAACAACCTATATATTTAATTTCTTATGGATTAACTCCTACAGATAATGGAATTTCTATTGATGATTTAATTTTAGACATTGAAAAACAAATAGAAAATGAATCTTTTGAATTTTTTGAGATATTTCATAATAAACTTTTTGAATATGGATATATGATAGATTTAGATATAAAAAAATATAAATTTATTATAGATAAAAACAGGATATTCCATGTTAGTACATCATTCCCAAAAATTACACCATTAGATATTGATAGTAGAATTTTAAATTTGAACTATTCTATTGATTTACTACAGTGTAAAGAATTTGAAATAGAAAGAATTCAATTTAAAGGTTGA
- a CDS encoding AIPR family protein, giving the protein MITLQEFHQDFLQSILSDTQSRGIPKPQAFFENVCEELIITGDLSNNYTEAEYTKKGMEVYGYDYDEEREILTLLAHQFFQEEEIQTLTKSHIDTKFKRLKTFFIKSSQALYENMEQGFEHYSMAFNIYNYLNKNAIKKVRLMLISDGKATRNLLDIDNEYLDTNLEIEFRVIDIEYLYKVYLSENTGGDFEIDVNIPTLQVDSVSNEYKSFLTILDGNKLVDIYDKYGQKLLEQNVRTFLQFRGNVNKGLRNTIEYTPEMFFAYNNGITATATDVHVDDKNNITKIINFQIVNGGQTTSAIYAANKNSNLDVSSIYVQMKLSVVQDKEKQNEFVSNVSEYANTQNKINKSDFFSNSPFHKEFKNYSKRIWVAAVGGSQRRTHWFYERVRGEYLNEQAYLTKSQKKQFQLENPKLQLIDKTFLSKSENVWLQKPDIVSKGAQYSFADFAKTITDKLEEDNLAITEQYFKDSISRVIMFKEVEKLISKSEWYQLHKAYRAQTVAYTIAYLANHIQEKKQYLNFNLIWESQKLPNSLYNILAIIAEAVFKNITNPPEGNTNVGQWCKKTKCWDRVKKLDLKIEINDELLTDREEEKYNNREAKKGKKLDSSIEIESFVINLEKEKWKQLLEYYQKDEMKLHISMMQLDILTKYTNGLMILPSPKQSKILYQLYENAINEGVVL; this is encoded by the coding sequence ATGATTACACTACAAGAGTTTCATCAAGATTTTTTACAATCAATTTTATCAGATACACAAAGCAGAGGAATTCCAAAACCTCAAGCTTTTTTTGAAAATGTATGTGAAGAACTTATAATAACTGGTGACCTATCGAATAATTATACAGAAGCTGAATATACAAAAAAAGGTATGGAAGTTTATGGATATGATTATGATGAAGAAAGAGAAATATTAACTTTACTTGCACATCAATTTTTTCAAGAAGAAGAAATTCAAACATTAACAAAAAGTCATATTGATACAAAGTTTAAAAGATTAAAAACTTTTTTTATAAAATCAAGTCAAGCTCTTTATGAAAATATGGAGCAAGGATTTGAACATTATTCTATGGCATTTAATATATATAACTATTTAAATAAAAATGCAATAAAAAAAGTTAGACTTATGTTAATTTCTGATGGCAAAGCTACAAGAAATTTACTCGATATAGATAATGAATATTTAGATACTAATTTAGAAATTGAATTTAGAGTTATTGATATAGAATATTTGTATAAAGTGTATTTATCTGAAAATACAGGTGGTGATTTTGAAATAGATGTTAATATTCCAACTTTACAAGTTGATTCAGTTTCAAATGAGTATAAATCATTTTTAACAATATTAGATGGTAATAAACTGGTTGATATTTACGATAAGTATGGGCAAAAACTTCTTGAACAAAATGTAAGAACTTTTTTACAGTTTAGAGGTAATGTAAACAAAGGGTTAAGAAATACAATAGAATATACCCCAGAAATGTTTTTTGCTTATAATAATGGTATCACTGCAACTGCTACTGATGTTCATGTTGATGATAAAAATAACATTACAAAAATAATTAATTTTCAAATTGTAAATGGTGGACAAACTACATCAGCAATTTATGCAGCAAATAAAAACTCAAACTTAGATGTTTCAAGTATTTATGTTCAGATGAAATTATCTGTAGTTCAGGATAAAGAAAAACAAAATGAGTTCGTATCAAATGTTTCAGAGTATGCAAACACTCAAAATAAAATTAATAAATCAGACTTTTTTTCTAATAGTCCTTTTCACAAAGAGTTTAAAAACTATTCTAAAAGAATATGGGTTGCAGCAGTTGGTGGTTCACAAAGGAGAACACATTGGTTTTATGAAAGAGTTAGGGGAGAATATTTAAATGAACAAGCATACCTAACAAAGTCACAAAAAAAACAATTTCAATTAGAAAATCCAAAACTCCAATTAATAGATAAAACATTTTTATCAAAAAGTGAAAATGTATGGTTACAAAAACCAGATATAGTATCTAAGGGTGCACAGTATAGCTTTGCAGATTTTGCAAAAACAATAACGGATAAATTAGAAGAAGACAATTTAGCAATAACTGAACAATATTTTAAAGATAGTATATCTCGTGTTATTATGTTTAAAGAAGTTGAAAAATTAATCTCAAAATCAGAATGGTATCAATTACATAAAGCTTATAGAGCACAAACTGTTGCATACACAATTGCATATTTAGCTAATCATATTCAAGAAAAAAAACAATATTTAAATTTTAATTTAATTTGGGAATCACAGAAACTACCAAACTCATTGTACAACATACTTGCAATAATAGCTGAAGCAGTATTTAAAAACATTACAAATCCTCCAGAAGGTAACACAAATGTTGGACAATGGTGTAAAAAAACAAAATGTTGGGATAGGGTAAAAAAGTTAGATTTAAAAATTGAAATAAATGATGAATTGCTAACTGATAGAGAAGAAGAAAAATATAATAATAGAGAAGCTAAAAAAGGAAAGAAGTTAGATTCAAGTATAGAAATTGAATCATTTGTAATCAATTTAGAAAAAGAAAAGTGGAAACAATTATTAGAGTATTATCAAAAGGATGAAATGAAGCTTCACATTTCTATGATGCAATTAGATATTTTAACAAAATACACTAATGGGTTGATGATATTACCATCTCCTAAACAATCTAAAATATTGTACCAACTATATGAAAATGCAATTAATGAAGGTGTTGTATTATGA
- a CDS encoding helix-turn-helix domain-containing protein, translated as MLSKNDLAEVLKVSLSTINRRLKNGKLPPHTNIGNRVLFPTEGVAVFLTHVSNCQLAVAGGEL; from the coding sequence ATGTTGAGTAAAAATGACTTGGCAGAAGTTCTTAAGGTGAGCCTTTCAACGATAAACAGAAGGCTTAAAAACGGTAAACTACCACCTCACACAAACATTGGCAACAGAGTTTTGTTCCCGACGGAGGGTGTAGCAGTATTTCTTACTCATGTGAGTAATTGTCAACTTGCAGTTGCAGGAGGTGAACTTTGA